One window of the Ideonella sp. WA131b genome contains the following:
- a CDS encoding MFS transporter produces MNATTTAGAKSAPNQAPGPDIADWRPEDDTFWNVTGKKVAYRNLWISVPALLCGFAVWGMWGIITVQMLNLGFPFTQAELFTLTAIAGISGATMRIPASFLIRLAGGRNTVFLTTAMLLAPAIGTGIVLQHKDWPLWAFQLMALWSGVGGGNFASSMSNISTFFPKRLQGTALGLNAGLGNFGVTTMQIVIPLVMTVGLFGAFGGEPMVLVKDSGWIFGKIAAGTPTWVQNAGFAWVLSLVPLSVLCWWGMNNLKTVSPATGSPLVAFAKITYLYTLAFVPAIFMLWLYLPKPTGLGVLSMWVAIPLDVILALLVMKLAAFGEMKEGVKKQFAIFSNKHTWSLTALYIVTFGSFIGFSMALPLAITVIFGFQHIPDANGVMQHALKNPNAPSALTYAWMGPFIGAAIRPVGGWISDKVGGSIVTQIISVVMAGASVAVGYVMMQAYGSATPEQYFPMFLGLFMLLFLASGIGNGSTFRTIGVIFDRTQAGPVLGWTSAIAAYGAFIAPVVIGAQIKAGTPQYAMYGFAIFYAVCLLLNWWFYLRGNAYVKNP; encoded by the coding sequence ATGAATGCCACCACGACGGCGGGTGCCAAGTCCGCCCCCAACCAGGCTCCCGGCCCCGACATCGCCGACTGGCGTCCGGAAGACGACACCTTCTGGAATGTTACGGGCAAGAAGGTCGCCTACCGCAACCTCTGGATCTCGGTACCCGCGCTGCTGTGCGGCTTCGCGGTCTGGGGCATGTGGGGAATCATCACCGTGCAGATGCTCAACCTGGGCTTTCCTTTCACCCAGGCCGAGTTGTTCACGCTGACGGCCATCGCCGGTATCTCGGGCGCCACGATGCGGATCCCGGCGTCCTTCCTCATCCGCCTGGCCGGCGGGCGCAACACCGTCTTCCTGACCACCGCGATGCTGCTGGCCCCGGCCATCGGCACCGGCATCGTGCTGCAGCACAAGGACTGGCCGTTGTGGGCCTTCCAACTGATGGCGCTGTGGTCGGGCGTAGGCGGCGGCAACTTCGCCAGTTCTATGTCGAACATCAGCACCTTCTTCCCGAAGCGGCTGCAGGGCACGGCACTAGGCCTGAATGCCGGCCTCGGCAACTTCGGCGTGACGACGATGCAGATCGTCATCCCGCTGGTGATGACGGTGGGCCTGTTCGGCGCCTTCGGTGGCGAGCCGATGGTGCTGGTGAAGGACAGCGGCTGGATCTTCGGCAAGATCGCCGCCGGCACGCCCACCTGGGTGCAGAACGCCGGCTTCGCATGGGTGCTGTCGCTCGTGCCCTTGTCCGTGCTGTGCTGGTGGGGTATGAACAACCTGAAGACGGTGTCGCCCGCCACGGGCTCGCCGCTGGTGGCCTTCGCCAAGATCACCTACCTGTACACGCTGGCCTTCGTGCCCGCGATCTTCATGCTGTGGCTGTACCTGCCCAAGCCCACCGGCCTGGGCGTGCTGAGCATGTGGGTCGCCATTCCGCTCGATGTCATCCTGGCGCTGCTGGTGATGAAGCTGGCCGCCTTCGGCGAGATGAAGGAGGGCGTGAAGAAACAGTTCGCGATCTTCAGCAACAAGCACACCTGGTCGCTCACGGCGCTGTACATCGTCACCTTCGGCTCGTTCATCGGCTTCTCGATGGCGCTGCCGCTGGCCATCACGGTGATCTTCGGCTTCCAGCACATCCCTGATGCCAACGGCGTGATGCAGCACGCGCTCAAGAACCCGAACGCGCCGTCGGCGCTGACCTATGCCTGGATGGGCCCCTTTATCGGCGCGGCCATCCGCCCCGTCGGTGGCTGGATCTCCGACAAGGTGGGCGGCTCCATCGTCACCCAGATCATCTCGGTGGTGATGGCCGGGGCTTCTGTCGCCGTGGGCTACGTGATGATGCAGGCCTACGGTTCGGCCACGCCCGAGCAGTACTTCCCGATGTTCCTGGGCTTGTTCATGCTGCTGTTTCTGGCCAGCGGCATCGGCAACGGCAGCACCTTCCGCACCATCGGCGTCATCTTCGATCGCACGCAGGCCGGCCCGGTGCTGGGCTGGACGTCGGCCATCGCGGCCTACGGCGCCTTCATCGCACCGGTGGTCATCGGCGCGCAGATCAAGGCCGGCACGCCGCAATACGCGATGTACGGCTTCGCGATCTTCTATGCCGTCTGCCTGCTACTGAACTGGTGGTTCTATCTGCGTGGCAATGCCTACGTGAAGAACCCCTGA
- a CDS encoding NarK/NasA family nitrate transporter translates to MATTTPPIPRQAWSVLIVSTIAFTVCFMVWMMFGVIGIPLKKTLGLNATEFGLLTATPVLTGSLIRVPLGIWTDRYGGRIVMTLLMAATVPAIWLMSYATDYWHFLVIGLFVGLAGGSFSVGTPYVARWFPRSRQGMAMGVYGAGNSGSAVNKFAAPVLLAIGGWTLVPQVYAAVMLGTVILFWFGSSSDPKHLVPSNVKFSDQLKMLKDPKVLKYCQYYSIVFGGYVALALWMVQYYVGEFGLSIQTAALLAACFSLPGGVLRAFGGILSDKYGAHQVTWWVLWVSWICLFLLSYPQTDFTVVTVNGPRTFHVGLNVYLFTALMFILGIAWAFGKASVFKYIGNDYPDNIGTVSGIVGLAGGLGGFVLPIMFGALMDLTGIRSSAFMLMYGVVWVSLIWMYWTEVRKTEMMGTNAPASPLSRSFAR, encoded by the coding sequence ATGGCCACCACCACACCTCCCATCCCACGCCAGGCGTGGTCTGTGCTCATCGTCAGCACCATCGCCTTCACCGTGTGCTTCATGGTGTGGATGATGTTCGGCGTCATCGGCATTCCGCTGAAGAAGACGCTGGGGCTCAATGCGACCGAGTTCGGCCTGCTGACCGCGACGCCGGTGCTCACCGGCTCGCTGATCCGTGTGCCCCTGGGCATTTGGACCGACCGCTACGGCGGCCGCATCGTGATGACGCTGCTGATGGCGGCCACCGTGCCCGCGATCTGGCTGATGAGCTACGCCACCGACTACTGGCACTTCCTGGTCATCGGACTGTTCGTGGGCCTTGCCGGGGGTTCGTTCTCGGTCGGCACACCCTACGTGGCGCGCTGGTTCCCCAGGAGTCGCCAAGGCATGGCGATGGGCGTCTACGGCGCGGGCAACTCCGGCTCGGCGGTCAATAAGTTCGCCGCGCCGGTGCTGCTGGCCATCGGCGGCTGGACGCTGGTGCCGCAGGTGTATGCCGCGGTGATGCTGGGCACGGTCATCCTGTTCTGGTTCGGCAGCAGCAGCGATCCCAAGCACCTTGTGCCGTCGAACGTGAAGTTCAGCGACCAGTTGAAGATGCTGAAGGACCCCAAGGTGCTGAAGTACTGCCAGTACTACAGCATCGTCTTCGGCGGCTACGTAGCGCTTGCGCTGTGGATGGTGCAGTACTACGTGGGCGAGTTCGGCCTGTCGATCCAGACCGCCGCGCTGCTGGCAGCCTGCTTCTCGCTGCCGGGTGGCGTGCTGCGCGCCTTCGGCGGCATCTTGTCCGACAAGTATGGCGCTCACCAGGTCACCTGGTGGGTGCTGTGGGTCAGCTGGATATGCCTGTTCCTGCTGAGCTACCCACAAACCGACTTCACGGTGGTGACCGTCAACGGCCCCCGCACGTTTCACGTCGGCCTGAACGTTTACCTCTTCACCGCGCTGATGTTCATCCTGGGCATCGCCTGGGCCTTCGGCAAGGCCAGCGTCTTCAAGTACATCGGCAACGACTACCCCGACAACATCGGCACCGTCAGCGGCATCGTCGGTCTGGCCGGCGGACTGGGCGGCTTCGTGCTGCCGATCATGTTCGGGGCGCTGATGGACCTCACCGGCATCCGCTCCAGCGCCTTCATGTTGATGTACGGCGTGGTCTGGGTCTCTCTGATCTGGATGTACTGGACCGAAGTGCGCAAGACCGAAATGATGGGCACGAACGCACCGGCGTCGCCCTTGTCGCGCAGCTTCGCGCGCTGA
- a CDS encoding MFS transporter, producing the protein MSSMSIIRHWNPEDRGFWDRSGRVVARRNLWVSVPALTLAFAVWMLWSVVVVYLPAAGFRYSTNQLFWLTALPALCGATLRIFYAFAVPMIGGRRFTTLATASLLLPAVGIGLAVQDPNTPFEWMVVLALLCGLGGGNFASSMANISFFFPSARQGYALGLNAGLGHLGVALVQLLVPLAISAGVFGLFAGPAQQTAQGPMWLQNAGFIWVPLILASTAAAWFGMDDLADTRAGMAEQAVIFTRRHNWLMCWLYLGTFGSFIGFSASLPMLAQSQFQRADALHLVWLGPLIGAVLRPLGGWMADHWGGARVTFWIFVAMALAAAAALFCLPATDTTGQPVQGGNFPGFLAAFGVLFAASGIGNGSTFRMISSLFVAERVQRAGGLPSDQALAAKEGAVEAAAALGFASAIGAYGGFFIPKSVGSSLAMTGSASAALAMFIVFYLSCIALTWWAYSRRNAPYPC; encoded by the coding sequence ATGTCCAGCATGTCGATCATCCGCCACTGGAACCCCGAGGACCGCGGTTTCTGGGACCGTTCCGGCCGCGTGGTGGCCCGGCGCAACCTGTGGGTGTCGGTCCCTGCGCTGACCCTGGCGTTTGCGGTGTGGATGCTGTGGTCGGTGGTGGTGGTGTACCTGCCGGCAGCAGGATTCCGCTACAGCACCAACCAGCTGTTCTGGCTGACGGCGTTGCCCGCCTTGTGTGGCGCCACGCTGCGCATCTTCTATGCGTTTGCGGTGCCGATGATCGGCGGGCGGCGATTCACCACGCTGGCCACGGCCAGTCTGCTGCTGCCCGCGGTCGGCATCGGCCTGGCAGTGCAGGATCCGAACACGCCTTTCGAGTGGATGGTCGTGCTGGCTCTGCTGTGTGGCCTGGGCGGCGGCAACTTCGCCAGTTCGATGGCCAACATCAGCTTCTTCTTCCCGAGTGCCCGCCAAGGTTATGCGCTGGGCCTGAACGCCGGGCTGGGGCACCTGGGGGTCGCGCTGGTTCAGCTGCTGGTGCCACTGGCCATCAGCGCAGGGGTGTTCGGCCTGTTTGCAGGGCCTGCGCAGCAGACAGCTCAGGGGCCGATGTGGCTCCAGAACGCGGGCTTTATCTGGGTGCCGCTGATCCTGGCCAGCACCGCAGCGGCCTGGTTCGGCATGGACGACCTGGCCGACACCCGCGCCGGCATGGCCGAGCAGGCGGTGATCTTCACGCGCAGGCACAACTGGCTGATGTGCTGGCTGTACCTGGGCACCTTCGGCAGCTTCATTGGCTTCTCTGCCAGCTTGCCGATGCTGGCGCAGAGCCAGTTTCAACGGGCCGATGCGTTGCACCTGGTGTGGTTGGGTCCGTTGATCGGCGCCGTACTGCGCCCGTTGGGAGGCTGGATGGCCGACCACTGGGGCGGCGCGCGGGTGACCTTCTGGATCTTCGTGGCGATGGCTCTCGCCGCTGCAGCTGCGCTGTTTTGCCTGCCCGCGACGGACACCACCGGTCAGCCAGTGCAGGGCGGCAACTTCCCTGGCTTCCTGGCGGCCTTCGGCGTGTTGTTCGCCGCATCGGGCATCGGCAACGGCAGCACGTTTCGAATGATCTCCAGCCTCTTCGTGGCCGAACGGGTGCAGCGTGCCGGGGGTCTGCCATCGGACCAGGCGCTCGCGGCCAAGGAAGGCGCGGTCGAAGCGGCCGCAGCCCTCGGCTTTGCGAGCGCCATCGGCGCCTACGGCGGCTTCTTCATCCCCAAGAGCGTGGGCTCTTCGCTGGCGATGACGGGCAGCGCATCGGCTGCGCTGGCGATGTTCATCGTGTTTTACCTCTCCTGCATCGCGCTGACCTGGTGGGCCTACAGCCGCCGCAACGCTCCATACCCCTGCTAG
- the trbC gene encoding type-F conjugative transfer system pilin assembly protein TrbC, which translates to MWATDRASFPGRALGGALGAGIAALHFAGTALAAPATPPTVTEADIERARQQHRMPTEAELARVPVPSAPRIENLPQPVTRVPIDLEAISKGFDLQTGAPAAGMSPGKAGPKVLIFVSFAMPEATLLRLVDQAARAGATLVLRGLVNGSIRDTVTRIQALIGSRRVAVQIDPEAFDRYGITRTPTFVLAVNGTANEACASRACGSSQQFAKVAGDVTLKYAIRHLNGGLQRTAVPKR; encoded by the coding sequence GTGTGGGCTACTGATCGGGCGTCGTTCCCCGGCCGGGCGCTTGGCGGGGCGCTTGGCGCCGGGATAGCAGCGCTGCACTTTGCCGGCACCGCGCTGGCGGCACCGGCAACGCCACCAACCGTCACCGAAGCCGACATCGAGCGCGCGCGCCAGCAGCATCGCATGCCGACCGAGGCAGAGCTGGCGCGGGTGCCGGTTCCGAGCGCACCGCGCATCGAGAACCTGCCGCAGCCGGTGACCCGCGTGCCCATCGATCTTGAGGCGATCTCCAAGGGGTTCGACTTGCAGACCGGCGCGCCGGCAGCGGGCATGAGTCCGGGCAAGGCAGGGCCGAAGGTGCTGATCTTCGTGAGCTTTGCGATGCCGGAGGCGACGCTCCTGAGGCTCGTGGATCAGGCAGCCCGGGCGGGCGCCACGCTCGTGCTGCGAGGGCTGGTCAACGGATCGATCCGCGACACGGTGACCCGCATACAGGCACTGATCGGCAGCCGCCGCGTAGCCGTGCAGATCGATCCGGAAGCGTTTGATCGCTATGGGATCACCAGGACTCCCACCTTCGTCCTGGCGGTGAACGGCACCGCAAATGAGGCCTGCGCCTCCCGCGCGTGTGGATCGTCGCAGCAGTTCGCGAAGGTCGCAGGCGATGTGACGTTGAAGTATGCGATTCGGCACCTGAATGGGGGCTTGCAACGGACGGCTGTGCCAAAGCGATAG